One Sphingomonas endolithica DNA segment encodes these proteins:
- a CDS encoding phospholipase D-like domain-containing protein produces the protein MAEPPPQPSFIVDSDRLTMLDTGPRRLEALITLIAGARHSLRILYYIYVDDDAGVKVRQAMIDAVARGVQVAVIVDGMGSGPAANERFFDPLIDAGGSVCRFEPRLGRRYLLRNHQKLALADGEQPHAQTIIGGFNIQDSYFGTPADQAWRDLGLLVEGPSAQALTGYFDTLADWIRTPKAPIRALRRLLARWSQHEGRTRWLMGGPTRHLSPWAKAVRADLRRAKSFDLIAGYFAPNPAMLRRLDKLGQRGRVRIVLPSKNDHEAAIWASRFTYAGLLRKRVAIYEYLLTKLHTKLFVIDDVVYVGSANFDIRSMFLNLEIMLRIDDHAFAAHARAYVDGEIAESELITPEVYKARTSPWRRVKQAGAYFVITVLDYNLTKGLNFGRERR, from the coding sequence ATGGCCGAACCGCCCCCGCAGCCGAGCTTCATCGTCGATAGCGATCGCCTGACGATGCTGGATACCGGGCCGCGTCGCCTGGAGGCGCTGATCACGCTGATCGCTGGTGCGCGGCACTCGCTGCGTATCCTGTATTATATCTATGTCGACGACGATGCCGGCGTGAAGGTGCGCCAGGCGATGATCGATGCCGTGGCGCGCGGCGTGCAGGTGGCGGTCATCGTCGATGGCATGGGCAGCGGCCCCGCCGCCAACGAGCGGTTCTTCGACCCGTTGATCGACGCTGGCGGATCGGTGTGCCGCTTCGAGCCACGGCTGGGGCGCCGCTATCTGCTCCGCAACCACCAGAAGCTGGCGCTTGCCGATGGCGAGCAGCCGCACGCCCAGACGATCATCGGCGGGTTCAACATTCAGGATTCCTATTTCGGTACGCCGGCCGACCAGGCGTGGCGCGACCTGGGACTGCTGGTCGAGGGACCGTCGGCACAGGCATTGACCGGCTATTTTGACACGCTGGCGGATTGGATCCGCACGCCCAAGGCGCCGATCCGCGCGCTACGCCGGCTGCTTGCGCGGTGGAGCCAGCATGAGGGGCGGACGCGCTGGTTGATGGGCGGGCCGACGCGGCACCTGAGCCCCTGGGCCAAGGCGGTGCGGGCAGATCTGCGGCGTGCCAAGTCCTTCGACCTGATCGCTGGCTATTTCGCGCCCAACCCGGCCATGCTGCGACGCCTCGACAAATTGGGCCAGCGCGGGCGCGTGCGGATCGTGCTGCCATCGAAGAACGACCATGAGGCGGCGATCTGGGCGTCGCGCTTCACCTATGCCGGATTGTTGCGCAAGCGCGTGGCGATCTACGAATATCTGCTGACCAAGCTGCACACCAAGCTCTTCGTGATCGACGACGTGGTCTATGTCGGTTCGGCCAATTTCGACATTCGCAGCATGTTCTTGAACCTGGAGATCATGCTGCGCATCGACGACCATGCCTTTGCGGCGCACGCCCGCGCCTATGTCGATGGCGAGATCGCCGAATCGGAGTTGATCACCCCCGAGGTGTACAAGGCGCGGACCTCGCCGTGGCGGCGGGTGAAACAGGCGGGGGCCTATTTCGTCATCACCGTGCTCGATTATAACCTGACCAAAGGGCTCAATTTCGGGCGCGAGCGACGGTAG
- the rpoZ gene encoding DNA-directed RNA polymerase subunit omega, which produces MARVTVEDCVDKIPNRFDLVLLAAQRARQISGGADLTIDRDRDKNPVVALREIAEQMVKPAHLQESVISGLQRVQVEDEDEADAVGNLADSAEALRLTAAAPPRNQNLGADYEG; this is translated from the coding sequence ATGGCGCGCGTCACCGTCGAAGATTGCGTCGACAAGATTCCTAACCGCTTCGATCTGGTCCTGCTCGCCGCACAGCGCGCACGCCAGATTTCCGGCGGCGCCGACCTGACGATCGACCGCGATCGCGACAAGAACCCGGTCGTGGCGCTGCGCGAGATCGCCGAACAGATGGTCAAGCCCGCACATTTGCAGGAATCGGTGATTTCCGGCCTGCAACGCGTGCAGGTCGAGGACGAGGACGAGGCGGATGCCGTCGGCAACCTTGCCGACTCGGCCGAAGCGCTGCGCCTCACCGCCGCCGCCCCCCCGCGGAACCAGAACCTGGGTGCCGATTACGAGGGGTGA
- a CDS encoding ankyrin repeat domain-containing protein, producing the protein MKDFTPEQIAALEYRYDFARYNDDGTRTPVHPLAYRDADGDTALHIAAIAKDIEAVSWLLDAGIDPNSVGDMGQTAVHWAASNKDRGMAELLIAFGAETDIVDAFGRRADMAALRTSS; encoded by the coding sequence ATGAAAGATTTCACACCAGAGCAGATTGCGGCCCTCGAATACCGCTATGACTTCGCTCGGTATAACGATGACGGGACCAGAACACCGGTTCATCCGTTAGCGTACAGAGACGCGGACGGCGATACCGCCCTTCATATCGCAGCTATCGCAAAAGATATTGAAGCTGTTTCATGGCTTCTGGACGCGGGGATAGATCCAAATTCGGTCGGGGACATGGGCCAGACGGCTGTCCATTGGGCAGCATCAAACAAAGACAGAGGGATGGCGGAGCTGCTAATCGCGTTCGGAGCCGAAACGGATATTGTTGATGCGTTTGGCCGACGTGCTGACATGGCTGCTTTGAGAACTAGCAGCTGA
- a CDS encoding RlmE family RNA methyltransferase, producing MSKDGGGLRVRVKTARKRTAQSTRWLERQLNDPYVRRAKADGYRSRAAYKLIELDERFAFLKGKKRVVDLGLAPGGWSQVVRRQVPKAAVAGIDLLPVDPIDGVTILEMDFLDDAAPDKLMADLGGAPDLVLSDMAANTVGHPQTDALRTLALVETALAFAIDVLEPGGAFVAKVFAGGADSELVAEMKRNFITVKHAKPPASRKGSVEWFVVAQGFKGRARPAD from the coding sequence ATGAGCAAAGATGGCGGCGGCCTGCGCGTCAGGGTGAAGACCGCGCGCAAGCGCACGGCGCAATCGACGCGATGGCTGGAGCGGCAGTTGAACGATCCCTATGTGCGGCGCGCGAAAGCGGACGGGTATCGCAGCCGTGCGGCCTACAAATTGATCGAACTCGACGAGCGCTTCGCGTTCCTGAAGGGCAAGAAGCGCGTCGTCGATCTGGGCCTGGCGCCGGGCGGCTGGAGCCAGGTGGTGCGTCGGCAGGTGCCCAAGGCGGCGGTCGCAGGGATCGACCTGCTGCCGGTCGACCCGATTGACGGCGTGACGATCCTGGAGATGGATTTCCTCGACGACGCTGCGCCCGACAAGTTGATGGCCGATCTTGGCGGTGCGCCGGATCTGGTGCTGTCGGACATGGCGGCGAACACGGTGGGGCATCCGCAGACCGATGCGTTGCGCACGCTGGCGCTAGTGGAGACTGCATTGGCCTTCGCGATCGACGTGCTCGAGCCGGGCGGTGCGTTCGTCGCCAAGGTGTTTGCCGGCGGCGCGGATTCGGAACTGGTGGCCGAGATGAAGCGCAACTTCATTACCGTGAAACATGCCAAGCCGCCGGCGAGCCGGAAAGGGTCGGTGGAGTGGTTCGTGGTGGCGCAGGGGTTCAAGGGGCGGGCTCGGCCAGCGGATTAG
- a CDS encoding Ppx/GppA phosphatase family protein has product MPYRQAPPARSAPIPGKAQGTGPGGRPRWNDARHYAALDLGTNNCRLLIARPQGEGFAVVDAFSRIVRLGEGLAATGRLSDAAIERTLSALKVCADKLKRRNVLLSRSVATEACRRATNGEAFIARAYEETGIHLDIISAEEEARLAVLGCHVLIEPGDDPALIFDIGGGSTELVLVDTRPTIPTVLDWHSAPWGVVSLTEHVGHQGGRTERLDAYAQMRAIVAESFAGFAARLPQGIERPRLLGTSGTVTTLASVHLGLSHYDRAQVDGLIVPAASMRRISQDLSAMDLTERATLPCIGTERADLVVAGCAILETIMDLWPAERLGVADRGIREGILRRLMGKERL; this is encoded by the coding sequence ATGCCGTACCGGCAGGCACCCCCTGCCCGTTCGGCGCCGATCCCCGGCAAAGCTCAGGGGACAGGCCCAGGCGGTCGGCCGCGCTGGAACGATGCGCGCCATTATGCCGCGCTGGACCTCGGCACCAACAATTGCCGCCTGCTCATCGCCCGCCCGCAAGGCGAGGGTTTTGCCGTGGTCGACGCATTCTCGCGCATCGTACGGTTGGGCGAGGGGCTGGCGGCCACTGGCCGGCTGAGCGACGCGGCGATCGAGCGTACCTTGTCCGCGCTGAAGGTCTGCGCCGACAAGCTGAAGCGCCGCAACGTGTTGCTGTCGCGCTCGGTGGCGACCGAGGCGTGCCGCCGGGCGACCAATGGCGAGGCGTTCATCGCCCGCGCCTATGAGGAGACGGGCATCCACCTCGACATCATCTCGGCCGAGGAAGAGGCGCGGCTGGCGGTGCTCGGCTGCCATGTGCTGATCGAACCCGGCGACGATCCGGCATTGATCTTCGATATCGGCGGCGGATCGACCGAATTGGTGCTGGTCGATACGCGGCCGACCATCCCGACGGTGCTCGACTGGCACAGCGCACCATGGGGCGTGGTGTCGCTGACCGAGCATGTCGGGCACCAGGGCGGCCGCACTGAGCGACTGGACGCTTATGCGCAGATGCGGGCGATCGTGGCCGAGAGCTTCGCCGGGTTTGCCGCACGCCTGCCGCAGGGGATCGAGCGGCCACGGCTGCTTGGCACCAGCGGCACGGTGACGACGCTGGCCAGCGTGCATCTCGGCCTGTCGCATTATGACCGGGCGCAAGTCGACGGGCTAATCGTACCGGCGGCATCGATGCGGCGGATCAGCCAGGATCTGTCCGCCATGGACCTGACCGAGCGCGCTACCCTACCCTGCATCGGCACGGAACGCGCCGATCTGGTCGTGGCGGGCTGTGCCATTCTCGAGACGATCATGGATCTGTGGCCGGCCGAACGGCTCGGCGTGGCCGATCGCGGCATCCGCGAAGGCATCTTGCGACGCCTGATGGGCAAGGAACGGTTATGA
- a CDS encoding acyltransferase family protein, whose amino-acid sequence MTARKQSTTTYIPAIDGLRAIAISAVFLFHLQSSWLPGGLAGVDIFFVISGFVVTRSMMSRSHAGFAATMTDFSARRFQRIMPPLVVMLLATSLAYCLFVPDAWLSGTIKKTGGAAFLGLSNIVLGNNSDTYFSPGTALNPFTHTWSLGVEEQFYLLFPFLFAGWRWTVTAASPRHTGTWAIFAIAIISLLVCTALAFHDKLLAFYSIASRFWELGTGMLLCLSMPSWQGRLAAAGGLTARTIALLGAGLVGLALATPSGPTFPFPMAIVAVAGTAMLVAMVSTRSDGLVVAALRTRLSLAIGRGSYSIYLWHWPVIVLLRWTVGIDEPAQKLSALCLSLLLGGASYWVVERPARRSRRLATMSAARVVLAGLAMIGLSLGCAAAMFALKGHISLSRTANQRTWFASKGNKHVGPPPIHEVMLKRDKILTGEVQRWVALQPSGHQVFVVGDSHSLTYYPALRRFAEDTGASVSAYFVRNCSFMPLSIPMTDLSAFDRRFYAAALQDIQRTGGRGDVIFLPNLRMPRFVDQMGPISGSAPLSPALDASAIASRQRATTEAIRTLAPLSRQGFAILFESPTPVFRSVPLRCSDWFNRTNPICGGGFTIGRSELDRLRNPALAQMRLIAQALPGIRVWNAFDLLCPGRRCSAVRGPLPLFMDGDHLSGYGQEFLYPSLRHQLIRAMDGGGIQQRQAH is encoded by the coding sequence ATGACTGCTCGAAAGCAGAGCACCACCACTTATATACCCGCCATCGATGGCCTACGCGCGATTGCGATAAGCGCCGTTTTCCTATTTCATCTTCAGAGCAGCTGGCTGCCGGGTGGTCTCGCCGGCGTCGATATCTTTTTCGTCATTTCGGGCTTCGTCGTCACGCGATCAATGATGTCGCGTTCCCACGCCGGGTTCGCTGCGACGATGACGGATTTCTCTGCGCGGCGCTTCCAACGGATCATGCCGCCACTTGTCGTGATGCTGCTGGCGACATCGCTCGCCTACTGCCTTTTCGTGCCGGACGCATGGCTCAGCGGGACAATCAAGAAAACCGGCGGGGCCGCCTTCTTGGGGTTGAGCAACATCGTGCTGGGGAACAACTCGGACACCTATTTCTCCCCCGGCACCGCGCTCAATCCCTTCACCCATACCTGGTCGCTGGGCGTCGAGGAGCAATTCTACCTGCTCTTCCCGTTCTTGTTCGCCGGGTGGCGATGGACCGTCACGGCTGCCTCGCCCCGACACACGGGCACGTGGGCCATCTTTGCAATCGCCATCATCTCACTGCTCGTGTGCACGGCGCTGGCATTCCACGACAAGCTTCTCGCTTTCTATTCCATCGCCTCCAGGTTCTGGGAACTCGGCACCGGCATGTTGCTCTGCCTCTCCATGCCGAGCTGGCAGGGTAGGCTTGCTGCCGCCGGCGGCCTGACTGCGCGGACGATCGCCCTGCTCGGCGCAGGGCTTGTAGGCTTGGCACTCGCCACCCCGTCCGGACCGACATTCCCTTTCCCCATGGCCATCGTCGCCGTGGCCGGAACTGCGATGTTGGTCGCGATGGTCAGCACCCGATCCGATGGCCTTGTCGTCGCTGCGCTGCGCACGAGATTGAGTCTTGCGATCGGCCGAGGTTCCTACTCGATCTACCTCTGGCATTGGCCGGTCATCGTGCTCTTGCGCTGGACGGTCGGCATCGACGAACCGGCACAGAAGCTGAGCGCCCTGTGCCTTTCTCTGTTGCTTGGCGGTGCTTCCTATTGGGTAGTCGAACGGCCGGCCCGGCGGAGCCGCAGGTTGGCAACGATGTCAGCAGCGCGCGTGGTTCTCGCGGGGTTGGCGATGATCGGCCTGTCATTGGGATGTGCCGCTGCGATGTTCGCCCTGAAGGGACACATCTCGCTCAGCCGTACCGCCAATCAGCGCACGTGGTTCGCCTCCAAGGGCAACAAGCATGTCGGCCCCCCGCCGATCCACGAGGTCATGCTCAAGCGCGACAAGATCTTGACAGGCGAGGTACAACGATGGGTGGCGTTGCAGCCATCGGGTCATCAAGTCTTCGTGGTCGGGGACTCGCATAGCCTGACATATTACCCTGCGCTGCGCCGGTTCGCCGAGGATACCGGTGCCAGCGTCAGCGCCTACTTCGTTCGAAACTGCTCCTTCATGCCCTTGTCCATCCCGATGACCGATCTATCGGCATTCGACCGGCGCTTCTACGCCGCGGCGTTGCAGGACATCCAGCGCACGGGCGGACGGGGCGACGTCATCTTCCTGCCCAACCTGCGCATGCCGCGGTTCGTCGATCAGATGGGCCCGATATCCGGAAGCGCGCCACTCTCACCGGCGCTAGATGCTTCCGCGATCGCCAGCCGACAGCGCGCCACCACCGAAGCAATCCGCACCTTGGCGCCGCTTTCTCGTCAGGGGTTCGCGATCCTGTTCGAGAGCCCCACGCCGGTGTTTCGATCGGTGCCACTACGGTGCTCGGATTGGTTCAACCGTACCAACCCGATCTGCGGAGGAGGTTTCACGATCGGGCGATCGGAACTGGACAGGCTTCGCAATCCGGCTCTGGCTCAAATGAGGCTGATTGCCCAGGCGTTGCCCGGCATACGGGTCTGGAATGCCTTCGACCTATTGTGCCCAGGACGTCGGTGTTCGGCCGTTCGTGGCCCGTTGCCACTGTTCATGGATGGCGATCATCTGAGCGGCTACGGTCAGGAATTCCTGTACCCGAGCCTACGTCACCAACTGATCAGAGCGATGGACGGCGGGGGAATACAACAACGCCAGGCTCATTGA
- a CDS encoding TonB-dependent receptor: MRDTKGLRLRLLLGASILASSVTPAWAETPAPAAPAEAPAAAETPADDGQGLADIVVTATKRETNLQQTPIAISVLSADTIKDRHVQSLLDLADGGVPSLRVATFEARQSALTIGIRGIVPFDQNQTARDSGVGVYIDGVYLGRSQGLNAALFDVERIEVLKGPQGTLFGRNTEGGALSIVTKAPTGVFGGRMSAGFGNYGSYNGEAHIDLPEYQNISVKLDGILQHQDPTTKDPLAGQIGWNAYNRVGGRASARWSPFEGFTADFSFDKAKDENTPFFSQLINYNPLNRPVGVLDRTTNRLVLPGSAAGAPTCISNTISATTCIAPLPSLVGVHPDRQKTADVGVPQQYSVDKTQGFGANLSYKVAPDLTLRSITSWRKVTTNQWDNSGGPERTAFSPNGKFSRYSLSDLSQNQFSQELQAVGSFPQVDYVAGLYYFNEHARESAATPTSNQWNADGSAYTILPSQVFGPITSTNQGWDYNSRFLQRASQARTRSYAAFGQATYTPDFAGDVLHLTVGGRYTKDKRDGSLYIVSGVATPYTLDYDKGRFDPMATLAFDAAPGVNLYAKYSSGFRGGGANDRSSNFGAFDPETVKAYEIGAKTDFLDHKVRLNLAGYIMDRSNTQIDFDFVDINQFLPNTTTANPNFNLHTENTANAPGTSKIRGLEADLTVRPIQPLTLGASYAYTYTKVPPTANPNPGPTFGVVTQVYTVYTPKNAASGFVDYVAPIGDLDLRFHLDANYASSQYSFQAESVKTDSSFIVNGRVALANIPVGDHNDVTLSVWSRNLFNEQHIYRRSAANAAVLGDYANFNPPRTIGAELGVKF, from the coding sequence ATGCGTGATACTAAGGGCCTGCGCCTGCGGCTGCTGCTGGGCGCCTCGATCCTCGCCTCTTCCGTAACGCCTGCCTGGGCCGAGACGCCGGCACCCGCGGCTCCTGCCGAGGCGCCCGCCGCTGCCGAGACACCAGCCGATGACGGGCAGGGCCTTGCAGACATCGTCGTCACCGCGACCAAGCGCGAGACCAACCTGCAGCAAACGCCGATCGCGATCTCGGTGCTGAGCGCGGACACGATCAAGGATCGCCACGTCCAGAGCCTGCTCGATCTCGCCGATGGCGGCGTTCCCTCGCTGCGTGTCGCCACGTTCGAGGCGCGCCAGTCGGCGCTCACCATCGGCATCCGCGGCATCGTGCCGTTCGATCAGAACCAGACGGCACGCGATTCGGGCGTCGGCGTCTATATCGACGGCGTGTATCTCGGCCGCTCGCAGGGCCTGAACGCCGCTCTGTTCGATGTCGAGCGTATCGAAGTGCTGAAGGGGCCGCAGGGCACCCTGTTCGGCCGCAACACCGAAGGCGGGGCGCTGAGCATCGTCACCAAGGCGCCGACCGGCGTGTTCGGCGGCCGCATGTCGGCCGGCTTCGGCAATTACGGCAGCTATAATGGCGAAGCGCATATCGACCTGCCCGAATATCAGAACATCTCGGTCAAGCTCGACGGGATCCTGCAGCATCAGGATCCGACGACCAAGGATCCGCTCGCCGGGCAGATTGGATGGAACGCCTATAACCGCGTCGGCGGCCGCGCGTCGGCGCGCTGGAGCCCGTTCGAGGGCTTCACCGCCGATTTCAGCTTCGACAAGGCCAAGGACGAGAACACGCCCTTCTTCAGCCAGCTGATCAACTACAATCCACTGAACCGCCCGGTCGGCGTGCTTGACCGTACGACCAACCGGCTCGTCCTGCCGGGCAGCGCTGCCGGCGCGCCCACGTGCATCTCGAACACGATCTCGGCCACGACCTGCATCGCGCCACTGCCGTCGCTGGTCGGCGTGCATCCGGATCGCCAGAAGACCGCCGATGTCGGCGTGCCGCAGCAGTACAGTGTCGACAAGACGCAGGGTTTCGGCGCGAATCTGTCCTACAAAGTGGCGCCCGACCTGACGCTGCGGTCGATCACGTCGTGGCGCAAGGTGACGACGAACCAGTGGGACAATTCGGGCGGACCGGAGCGCACCGCTTTTTCGCCGAACGGCAAGTTCAGCCGCTACAGCCTGTCCGACCTGAGCCAGAACCAGTTCAGCCAGGAATTGCAGGCGGTCGGGAGCTTCCCGCAGGTCGATTACGTCGCCGGCCTGTATTATTTCAACGAGCACGCGCGTGAATCCGCCGCCACCCCAACGTCGAACCAGTGGAATGCCGACGGCTCTGCCTATACCATCCTGCCCTCGCAAGTGTTCGGCCCGATCACCTCGACCAATCAGGGCTGGGACTATAATTCCCGCTTCCTGCAGCGCGCCAGCCAGGCCCGCACGCGCAGCTATGCCGCGTTCGGCCAGGCGACCTATACGCCCGATTTCGCCGGCGATGTGCTGCACCTGACCGTTGGCGGGCGCTACACCAAGGACAAGCGTGACGGCTCGCTGTACATCGTGTCGGGCGTCGCGACGCCGTACACGCTGGACTATGACAAGGGCCGCTTCGACCCGATGGCCACGCTGGCGTTCGATGCAGCGCCAGGGGTCAACCTCTACGCCAAATATTCGAGCGGCTTCCGTGGTGGCGGCGCGAACGACCGCTCCTCCAATTTTGGTGCGTTCGACCCCGAGACGGTCAAGGCGTATGAGATCGGCGCGAAGACCGACTTCCTCGATCACAAGGTACGCCTGAACCTCGCCGGCTACATCATGGACCGTTCGAACACGCAGATCGACTTCGACTTCGTCGATATCAACCAGTTCCTGCCCAACACCACGACGGCCAATCCGAACTTCAACCTGCACACCGAGAATACCGCAAATGCGCCGGGCACCTCGAAGATCCGCGGGCTCGAGGCGGACCTGACGGTACGGCCGATCCAGCCGCTGACGCTCGGCGCATCCTATGCCTATACCTATACCAAGGTGCCGCCGACGGCGAATCCGAACCCGGGCCCGACCTTCGGTGTCGTGACGCAGGTCTATACGGTCTATACGCCGAAGAACGCGGCGTCGGGCTTCGTCGACTATGTCGCACCGATCGGCGACCTCGACCTGCGCTTCCACCTCGATGCGAACTATGCGAGCTCGCAGTACAGCTTCCAGGCGGAAAGCGTGAAGACCGACTCGAGCTTCATCGTCAATGGCCGCGTCGCGCTCGCCAACATCCCGGTAGGCGATCACAACGACGTCACGTTGTCGGTCTGGTCGCGCAACCTGTTCAACGAACAGCACATCTACCGCCGCTCGGCCGCCAATGCCGCGGTGCTGGGCGATTATGCCAACTTCAACCCGCCGCGCACGATCGGCGCGGAACTGGGCGTGAAGTTCTAG
- a CDS encoding response regulator transcription factor — translation MRLLIIEDDQPLATLLARDLATLGHESVIIDNGRDAFALVARDRFDGIVVDRLLIGSMDGVSVIRWLRDAKVEMPIIMLTAYGMRDQKIEGLDAGADDYLVKPVDAAELDARFRAIMRRPTDTLQSGILRAGDIEVNVHMHRAWRAGRSIEVQKQEFKLLTELVRNAGGVMTRAMLIETVWGYDFDPKAKIVDSYVKRLRDALHIEGLPDPIETVRGVGYMIRG, via the coding sequence ATGCGCTTGCTCATCATCGAAGACGATCAGCCGCTGGCAACCTTGCTGGCACGCGATCTGGCGACGCTCGGCCACGAATCCGTCATCATCGACAATGGTCGCGATGCATTCGCGCTCGTCGCGCGCGATCGTTTCGACGGCATCGTCGTCGATCGCCTGCTGATCGGTAGCATGGATGGCGTGTCGGTGATCCGCTGGCTACGCGACGCAAAGGTCGAGATGCCGATCATCATGCTGACCGCCTACGGCATGCGCGACCAGAAGATCGAGGGGCTGGACGCGGGCGCCGACGATTACCTGGTCAAGCCGGTCGACGCCGCCGAACTCGATGCGCGCTTCCGCGCGATCATGCGCCGCCCGACCGACACGCTGCAGAGCGGCATCCTCCGCGCCGGCGATATCGAGGTCAACGTGCATATGCACCGCGCCTGGCGTGCGGGCCGATCGATCGAGGTACAGAAGCAGGAGTTCAAGCTGCTGACCGAATTGGTGCGCAATGCCGGCGGGGTAATGACGCGTGCGATGCTGATCGAAACTGTATGGGGCTATGATTTCGATCCCAAGGCGAAGATCGTCGACAGCTATGTCAAACGTCTACGCGACGCCCTGCACATCGAGGGGCTGCCCGACCCGATCGAGACGGTGCGCGGCGTCGGCTATATGATCCGCGGCTGA